One part of the Terrimicrobium sacchariphilum genome encodes these proteins:
- a CDS encoding response regulator, with the protein MQRSPETRRKVLLLDDHPIVLLAVKTMLSDCADFELCETPKPGHPLLAWVERQLPDLVILDLLLDGRSGLDLLPGILRVAPAARVVIYSSLDETRHGLRAFRLGAKGYVMKSAPHEQLLEALRKVAAGGLFASESVLQLLIDEAGGGERNSEGLDGLSIQQLHVFRLLGEGYDTAQIAARLGVSLEAVQTVRERIKQKLHLLSGVELVRSAEAYCESESSSGQQP; encoded by the coding sequence ATGCAGCGCTCTCCCGAAACACGGCGCAAGGTCCTGTTGCTGGATGATCATCCGATTGTATTACTCGCGGTGAAGACGATGCTGTCGGACTGCGCGGATTTTGAATTGTGCGAAACTCCAAAGCCGGGACATCCACTGCTCGCCTGGGTGGAACGCCAGCTGCCAGATCTCGTCATACTCGACCTGCTGCTTGACGGGCGGAGTGGCCTGGACCTGCTGCCGGGCATCCTGCGGGTGGCTCCCGCGGCGCGGGTCGTGATTTATTCCAGCCTCGATGAGACGCGGCACGGGTTGCGGGCTTTCCGGCTGGGCGCGAAGGGTTATGTAATGAAAAGCGCGCCGCACGAGCAACTGCTGGAAGCCCTGCGCAAGGTGGCGGCCGGTGGGTTGTTTGCCAGTGAGAGTGTGCTCCAGCTCCTCATCGACGAGGCCGGCGGAGGAGAGAGAAACTCCGAGGGACTGGACGGACTGTCCATCCAGCAACTGCATGTTTTTCGCCTCTTGGGCGAGGGGTACGACACCGCGCAGATCGCCGCCCGGCTGGGTGTGAGCCTGGAGGCGGTGCAGACCGTTCGCGAGCGCATCAAGCAAAAGCTCCATCTGCTCTCTGGCGTCGAGCTGGTGCGTAGTGCCGAAGCATATTGCGAGAGCGAATCCTCAAGCGGGCAGCAGCCTTGA
- a CDS encoding geranylgeranyl reductase family protein, protein MPRTPIIPPDPAPARHIASRAVSEEFPRRGKIRVLGSDSLHLENPDPGTVYDVAIVGAGPAGSTAARLLAEGGARVALIDKAALPRYKTCGGGVLGRAYRRLPDIAHCAVEREFRTIALNFLDGGPTLSATRKEPLVHMTMRPELDHRLALAARDAGAELVESCPIRCITEHADGVTLESDTHHFHARFVIGADGIHSVVAKAGGWSDLPHLAPALEWEVTVAPEDFARIQGDARFDFDVIESGYAWVFPKHDHLSIGILSVTPRYRDLQKRLEEYMSRLALGDIVKIDRHGWLIPLAPRREPLARGRILLVGDAAGLVDPITAEGISNSLLSGQLAATALLESQFDPNAVADRYLSLLRPAVLNELRAARLLARFLYKHAGLRRWAFRRHGQRLVDFVADIAAGDRGYCETLLKSASYLKLLRR, encoded by the coding sequence TTGCCTCGCACCCCCATCATTCCGCCTGACCCTGCACCTGCCCGGCATATCGCCAGTCGGGCCGTTTCCGAGGAATTTCCTCGCCGGGGGAAAATCCGGGTATTAGGTAGCGACAGCTTGCACCTCGAAAATCCAGATCCCGGCACGGTTTACGATGTCGCCATCGTCGGCGCAGGTCCGGCGGGCAGCACCGCCGCGCGCCTCCTCGCCGAGGGCGGCGCCCGTGTGGCGCTCATCGATAAAGCCGCCCTGCCGCGCTACAAGACCTGCGGCGGCGGGGTACTCGGGCGTGCGTACCGCCGGCTGCCCGACATCGCGCACTGCGCCGTTGAGCGTGAATTTCGCACCATCGCGCTGAACTTCCTGGATGGCGGCCCGACCCTCTCAGCCACACGGAAAGAACCGCTTGTTCACATGACCATGCGGCCGGAACTCGACCACCGCCTCGCCCTCGCCGCCCGCGACGCGGGAGCCGAGCTCGTGGAGTCGTGCCCCATCCGGTGCATCACGGAACATGCCGATGGGGTCACCTTGGAAAGCGACACGCACCACTTTCATGCACGCTTTGTCATCGGGGCCGATGGCATCCACAGCGTGGTGGCCAAGGCTGGCGGATGGTCCGACCTGCCGCATCTCGCCCCGGCGCTGGAGTGGGAAGTAACGGTGGCTCCAGAAGACTTTGCCCGCATCCAGGGCGACGCGCGGTTTGACTTCGACGTCATCGAGTCGGGTTATGCCTGGGTCTTCCCGAAGCACGACCACCTTTCCATTGGCATCCTGAGCGTAACGCCACGCTACCGCGATCTCCAAAAAAGGCTCGAGGAATACATGTCCCGCCTCGCCTTGGGAGACATCGTAAAGATCGATCGCCACGGCTGGCTCATTCCCCTCGCACCGCGCCGGGAACCTCTCGCTCGCGGTCGCATCCTCCTCGTCGGCGACGCCGCCGGACTCGTCGATCCCATCACCGCCGAGGGCATTTCGAATTCCCTCCTCAGCGGCCAGCTTGCCGCGACCGCCCTCTTGGAATCTCAATTCGATCCCAACGCCGTAGCGGATCGCTACTTAAGCCTCCTGCGTCCAGCCGTTCTCAATGAACTCCGCGCCGCCCGTCTTCTCGCCAGATTTCTTTACAAGCATGCGGGTCTGCGCCGGTGGGCCTTCCGCCGCCACGGCCAGCGCCTCGTCGATTTCGTTGCAGACATTGCAGCGGGCGACCGCGGGTATTGCGAAACTTTGCTAAAGTCAGCGAGCTATCTGAAGCTGCTAAGACGTTGA
- a CDS encoding PEP-CTERM sorting domain-containing protein, which yields MNQPIARAGNRRTKWSYAVAAAALLAGSGAFAQSYYDLTVTNNFGPGEYYGANVQTSDIWLLSNFQFDYKSGSSYVTGNSSAGTYGTAVQLSTITDGALRLYAADGGTRMYAVLSPGGVAPTSSSLNTSPNNYFEWSFSGGNPGTLDLSWIDSWDFSTQMKVQANGTLSPAPTTVTYGGKTGVSSATVASKIASYASQSRYAWLGTSNGGFSQNMSYPGATNPVRWITKNSAAPGNIDASTITSFTEALDSVITKSSTAPAWVSGSPATGPNWTSAGFRMASTQQITSPDGTTSGNMWSAYVNFSKDNNNNYTMTLTDFTVYGGTPSPTASYSVVWNSVTNAGGATYSISQNEGMLNGIWTSSPNALTTTPAWVTNLGSNGPNLWYALYNAVASGVVFTPNFVNNAQLPTWAGYVPWVAGQDNYNFEILTAGAQIAGGRAGNLTGTDLVAWMEQQAADGTLVNPYFLELLKASEQTPAYLFPSQDFWGSTSIGSDTFIGMQTGPLNGGDVFGNATLEWSLGTAGAVPEPSSMVLLGLGGLALAGWAMRRRNAAQS from the coding sequence GTGAACCAGCCTATCGCTCGCGCAGGCAACCGCCGAACCAAATGGTCCTATGCAGTCGCGGCTGCGGCATTGCTGGCTGGGTCGGGTGCTTTCGCTCAGTCCTACTACGACCTGACGGTCACGAATAACTTTGGGCCGGGCGAGTATTATGGAGCCAATGTTCAGACGTCTGATATCTGGCTGCTCTCCAATTTCCAGTTCGACTACAAATCTGGCTCAAGTTACGTCACTGGGAACTCGAGCGCAGGCACCTATGGAACGGCGGTGCAGCTGAGCACGATCACGGACGGTGCGTTGCGTCTGTACGCTGCCGATGGCGGTACCCGCATGTACGCAGTGCTCAGCCCGGGCGGAGTCGCGCCGACTTCCAGCTCTCTGAATACGTCTCCCAACAACTATTTTGAGTGGAGCTTCAGTGGCGGTAACCCGGGGACTCTCGATCTCAGCTGGATCGATAGCTGGGATTTCTCCACGCAGATGAAGGTCCAGGCCAATGGAACGCTGAGCCCTGCTCCGACGACGGTGACCTATGGTGGGAAAACCGGTGTTTCGTCCGCCACCGTCGCCAGTAAGATCGCCAGCTATGCCTCTCAGTCGCGGTATGCCTGGCTGGGGACCTCGAACGGCGGATTCTCCCAGAATATGTCGTACCCGGGAGCTACGAATCCCGTACGGTGGATCACCAAAAATTCGGCCGCCCCTGGAAACATCGACGCTTCGACCATCACGAGCTTTACCGAAGCACTGGACTCGGTGATCACAAAATCGTCGACAGCGCCTGCCTGGGTGTCGGGTTCTCCGGCCACCGGGCCGAACTGGACAAGCGCAGGTTTTCGCATGGCCTCCACCCAGCAGATCACGTCGCCGGACGGAACGACCTCCGGAAATATGTGGTCGGCCTACGTGAACTTCTCCAAGGATAACAACAATAATTATACAATGACGCTGACGGACTTTACGGTTTACGGAGGTACTCCGTCCCCGACAGCTTCCTACTCCGTGGTTTGGAACTCCGTTACCAATGCCGGGGGAGCCACCTACAGCATCTCCCAAAACGAGGGAATGCTGAACGGTATCTGGACGTCATCGCCCAATGCGCTCACGACAACTCCCGCCTGGGTCACCAATCTGGGTTCCAATGGGCCGAACCTTTGGTACGCGCTTTACAACGCAGTGGCATCGGGGGTGGTCTTTACTCCCAATTTCGTGAACAACGCCCAGCTCCCCACTTGGGCGGGTTATGTGCCGTGGGTGGCAGGGCAGGATAACTATAACTTTGAGATCCTGACTGCGGGCGCCCAGATCGCAGGCGGTCGTGCGGGAAACCTGACCGGCACGGACCTCGTAGCCTGGATGGAACAGCAGGCGGCAGATGGCACGTTGGTGAACCCTTACTTCCTCGAGCTCCTCAAGGCCTCTGAGCAGACTCCGGCCTATTTGTTCCCCTCGCAGGATTTCTGGGGCTCGACTTCGATCGGCAGCGATACCTTTATTGGCATGCAGACCGGCCCCCTCAATGGTGGAGACGTTTTTGGAAACGCCACACTGGAGTGGAGCCTCGGCACTGCTGGAGCTGTGCCGGAGCCTTCCTCGATGGTTCTTCTCGGACTGGGTGGATTGGCTTTGGCGGGGTGGGCCATGCGCCGACGCAACGCGGCTCAGAGCTAG
- a CDS encoding putative signal transducing protein, translating to MKAVFTDREPARVGYFQSVLDNAGILTYVRNQVTNTTGVEMPSGIFFPLLCAVNDGDYDRAVALILEMRDGTPAHLPERTCGSCG from the coding sequence ATGAAAGCCGTCTTCACCGACCGTGAGCCTGCCCGGGTGGGGTATTTTCAATCCGTCCTCGATAATGCGGGAATCCTGACGTATGTGCGGAATCAGGTGACGAACACGACGGGCGTCGAGATGCCGAGCGGGATTTTCTTTCCCTTGCTCTGCGCGGTGAATGACGGGGACTACGACCGCGCTGTTGCGCTGATCCTTGAGATGAGGGATGGCACTCCAGCGCATCTGCCGGAACGAACGTGTGGCTCGTGTGGCTAG
- a CDS encoding DUF3592 domain-containing protein, with protein MELSLLILAIIAAGMLAIFWICYLIEWRGFLMAKRWESASATIVSSRVVGSRTNSGTMTGRVFSPEIIYEFEHERKALRGRKIQFGGLSFAGSLARAKRTCEKFPAGRVLPLYFGPGKPEKCVLLPKDKGGLWTMGILLFALSFVPALFWAFFYMLKA; from the coding sequence ATGGAATTATCCCTGCTTATCCTCGCGATTATTGCGGCAGGAATGCTCGCGATCTTCTGGATCTGCTACTTGATCGAATGGAGGGGCTTCCTGATGGCGAAGCGCTGGGAATCCGCCTCGGCAACCATCGTTAGCAGCAGGGTGGTTGGAAGTAGAACAAACTCCGGAACAATGACCGGACGTGTCTTCTCGCCAGAGATCATCTACGAATTCGAACACGAGCGAAAGGCCTTGCGAGGTCGGAAGATTCAATTCGGTGGTTTGAGCTTCGCGGGGAGCTTAGCACGAGCGAAGCGCACGTGTGAGAAGTTTCCCGCAGGTCGGGTTTTGCCTCTCTACTTTGGTCCGGGCAAACCGGAGAAGTGCGTCCTGCTGCCCAAGGACAAGGGCGGTCTGTGGACGATGGGCATCCTCCTCTTCGCATTGTCATTTGTGCCGGCGCTTTTTTGGGCGTTTTTCTATATGTTGAAAGCGTAG
- a CDS encoding HigA family addiction module antitoxin, translating into MNTKKEKLLPLVTPGEILREEFLVPLGITPYRIAKDIHVSATAIGQILAGTRAISPDMALRLGAYLGTTAKFWLNLQSHYDLRKLERETPTYPVITPFAERLKAA; encoded by the coding sequence ATGAACACGAAAAAAGAAAAGCTGCTCCCTCTGGTCACGCCGGGGGAAATCCTGCGGGAGGAATTTCTTGTTCCGCTGGGGATCACGCCGTACCGGATCGCCAAGGATATTCACGTGAGCGCGACGGCCATCGGACAAATTCTCGCCGGGACGCGGGCGATCTCGCCCGACATGGCTCTGCGGCTCGGTGCATACCTTGGGACGACGGCGAAGTTCTGGCTGAACCTGCAAAGCCATTACGACCTGCGCAAGCTGGAGCGGGAAACGCCCACCTACCCAGTCATTACGCCGTTCGCCGAGAGGTTGAAGGCGGCCTGA
- a CDS encoding type II toxin-antitoxin system RelE/ParE family toxin, producing the protein MILSFACKETQKVFEGRYSRKLPANIQPIMSRKLTMLEAAAELTDLRVPPGNQLEALKGDRKGQHRIRINQQWRICFRWTSNGPSEVEIVDYH; encoded by the coding sequence ATGATTCTGAGTTTCGCCTGCAAGGAAACCCAAAAGGTCTTCGAGGGGAGATACTCCCGGAAACTGCCGGCAAATATTCAGCCGATTATGTCGCGAAAGCTGACGATGCTGGAGGCTGCGGCGGAGTTGACTGATCTTCGCGTGCCGCCGGGAAATCAGCTCGAAGCTCTCAAGGGCGACCGGAAGGGGCAGCACCGCATTCGGATCAATCAGCAGTGGCGAATCTGTTTTCGATGGACCTCAAATGGTCCATCGGAGGTGGAAATCGTGGATTACCATTAA
- a CDS encoding thiol-disulfide oxidoreductase DCC family protein: MASTKNSSTGSRPQATFAEAVSRALGPHGGVLLIDAECVLCNRFARTVIRADREGLFVLIPNHSETSARLLAETRIPEPPTGTIVLLKGGRSYTYSDVSLNVWADLGFPWSLTKIGFLIPCALRNFVYKLVADNRYRLFGKTTACGLLSPEERRRVLMG; the protein is encoded by the coding sequence ATGGCATCCACCAAAAACTCCTCGACCGGCTCTAGGCCGCAGGCGACTTTCGCGGAAGCCGTCTCGCGGGCTCTCGGCCCCCATGGCGGCGTGCTCCTCATCGACGCGGAGTGCGTGCTGTGCAACCGCTTCGCCCGCACGGTCATTCGCGCCGACCGCGAGGGGCTGTTTGTCCTGATCCCGAATCACTCTGAGACCTCCGCGCGTCTCCTCGCCGAGACCCGCATCCCCGAGCCGCCCACCGGCACCATCGTGCTGCTCAAGGGCGGGCGCTCGTATACCTACAGCGACGTGTCGCTTAACGTCTGGGCCGACCTCGGGTTTCCATGGTCGTTAACGAAGATCGGCTTTCTCATCCCGTGCGCCCTTCGCAATTTCGTCTACAAGCTCGTCGCCGACAACCGCTACCGCCTTTTTGGTAAAACCACCGCATGCGGACTACTGAGCCCGGAGGAGCGCAGGCGGGTGTTGATGGGGTAG